In Leclercia sp. LSNIH1, the genomic stretch GAAGTGGATGTGGTCTTCCCGTACCGCGCGCTGATTGCGGGTAACGAGCAGGTCGGTTTCGATCTGGTGAAAGCCTGTAAAGAGGCCTGCGCCGCGGCAAACGTACTGCTGAAAGTGATCATCGAAACCGGCGAACTGAAAGAAGAGGCGCTGATTCGCAAAGCGTCTGAAATCTCCATCAAAGCCGGGGCAGACTTCATTAAAACCTCCACCGGTAAAGTGCCGGTGAACGCCACTCCGGAAAGCGCACGCATCATGATGGAAGTGATCCGCGACATGGGCGTGGAAAAAACCGTGGGCTTCAAACCGGCGGGCGGCGTGCGTACCGCAGAAGATGCGCAGCAGTTCCTGGCGATTGCCGATGAGCTGTTCGGTGCCGACTGGGCCGATGCCCGTCACTACCGTTTTGGCGCATCCAGCCTGCTGGCGAGCCTGCTGAAAGCGCTGGGTCACGGCGACGGTAAGAGCGCAAGCAGCTACTAATAGCACTACTCGTTGTAAGCCGGATAAGGCGTAGCCGCCCTCCGGCGTTATTCCGCTTCGCCGGGTGGCGCTACGCTTACCCGGCCTACGGTTAGCCTTCGACTCACTTCCTCAGGGGGTTATTTTGTTTCTCGCACAAGAAATTATTCGTAAAAAACGTGATGGTCATGCTTTAAGCGACGAAGAGATCCGTTTCTTTATCAACGGCATTCGCGACAATACCATCTCTGAAGGGCAGATTGCCGCCCTGGCGATGACCATTTTCTTCCACGATATGGCGATGCCGGAGCGCGTGTCGCTGACCATGGCAATGCGGGATTCAGGAACCGTTCTGGACT encodes the following:
- the deoC gene encoding deoxyribose-phosphate aldolase, whose product is MTDLTASSLRALKLMDLTTLNDDDTNEKVIALCHQAKTPVGTTAAVCIYPRFIPIARKTLKEQGTPEVRIATVTNFPHGNDDIEIALAETRAAIAYGADEVDVVFPYRALIAGNEQVGFDLVKACKEACAAANVLLKVIIETGELKEEALIRKASEISIKAGADFIKTSTGKVPVNATPESARIMMEVIRDMGVEKTVGFKPAGGVRTAEDAQQFLAIADELFGADWADARHYRFGASSLLASLLKALGHGDGKSASSY